A genome region from Populus alba chromosome 3, ASM523922v2, whole genome shotgun sequence includes the following:
- the LOC118028586 gene encoding UPF0481 protein At3g47200-like, with protein MESGGPSSTNHELSHQVSHDIDRLAQSVTEELQISNPFAGTCCIFKVPERLRELNEKAYTPRVVSIGPIHHGNEKLKAMEDQKRMYLKEFIAHSEVSGFIELIKEKETRLRHCYAETNRFSSEYFIRMILMDAAFVIMFLLKYKYIEFSGSRDSIFYPPNKRSDVKADICLLENQLPFFILEELCGLSPIFGNSPKATLIELTHRFFTVAFDSWAVGDILGKVYFSEVKHLVDFLSVYHQPTKQNPTDKLEVLPVPSVKELHQAGVKFVLSSSKHLLDIKFDRNKGRLEIPRLKLKDRTEIIIRNLQAFEQCHRLKYDYVGDYIFLMGRFVRASKDVEILVENRIVDNWLSSSEEVVELFNNLKKGNLVRRRTFLFKGLIKDLNAFCERPWNKWKANLEQNYFNTPWAAISVSGAVILLILTVVQSVCSILQVV; from the coding sequence ATGGAATCTGGTGGACCATCAAGCACTAATCATGAGCTGAGTCATCAAGTTTCGCATGATATTGATAGATTAGCCCAATCCGTGACGGAAGAGCTGCAAATCTCAAATCCTTTCGCCGGCACATGTTGTATATTTAAAGTTCCTGAGCGATTACGCGAGCTGAACGAAAAGGCCTACACGCCTCGTGTAGTCTCCATAGGCCCAATTCACCATGGTAATGAGAAGCTAAAAGCCATGGAAGACCAAAAAAGAATGTACCTGAAAGAATTCATTGCCCATAGCGAGGTAAGTGGTTTTATTGAATTGATCAAGGAGAAGGAAACGAGATTGCGTCATTGCTATGCGGAGACCAATAGGTTTAGTAGCGAATACTTCATAAGAATGATATTAATGGATGCTGCCTTCGTCATTATGTTTTTGCTGAAGTACAAGTACATAGAATTCAGTGGTAGCAGAGACAGCATTTTCTATCCTCCAAACAAGAGGTCTGATGTAAAGGCTGATATCTGTTTGCTTGAAAATCAGCTCCCGTTCTTCATCCTCGAAGAGTTGTGTGGACTATCCCCTATATTCGGCAATTCTCCAAAAGCTACACTGATTGAGCTTACTCATAGGTTCTTTACAGTTGCATTCGACTCATGGGCAGTAGGGGACATTTTGGGGAAAGTATATTTCTCCGAAGTCAAACATTTGGTTGACTTTCTTTCAGTTTATCATCAGCCAACTAAACAGAACCCGACAGATAAACTTGAAGTATTACCCGTACCCAGTGTAAAGGAGCTCCACCAAGCGGGGGTCAAGTTTGTGTTGAGTTCAAGCAAACATCTTCTTGACATAAAATTCGATAGAAATAAAGGGAGACTAGAAATCCCACGATTAAAGTTAAAAGACAGAACAGAAATCATAATCAGGAATTTGCAAGCCTTTGAGCAGTGCCATCGCCTGAAATATGATTATGTTGGTGACTATATCTTCTTGATGGGTCGCTTTGTCAGGGCCAGTAAGGATGTGGAAATACTTGTTGAAAATCGTATTGTAGATAACTGGCTATCATCTTCTGAGGAAGTGGTAGAACTCTTTAACAATCTCAAGAAAGGAAATTTAGTGCGGCGACGTACTTTTCTCTTTAAAGGTCTCATTAAAGATCTGAATGCATTCTGCGAAAGGCCATGGAACAAGTGGAAGGCAAATTTAGagcaaaattatttcaataccCCATGGGCTGCAATCTCTGTCTCAGGAGCTGTTATTCTTCTCATTCTGACTGTCGTACAATCCGTCTGCTCTATACTTCAAGTAGTTTAG